The window attctcttttatatgCTTTATGTTTTCCTATTGCCCAAACAGTCATTTGATATGCACCAGCAATAGCAAAGAATCCagctgaaaaaaatatgataattttatatatatatattgaaaagaaatattgaaaaaaatatataataatttttctgaaatatatttacctGGAAGACATGAAGTCATGATGGTAAAACCAATCCAACTACCAATTTCATAAGTGTAATTTGGAcatgatacaaaattaaataataaagtaaaaagattGTTAGTGGGTACTGGTATTTTTCTTACAGTACTTCCTGCTGGTCTTAAGTCTCTTAAAGCTAAATGGATACTTAGGTTTCCCAATTCACAAAGTACAAATGTAACTAATCCAACAAGAAACTGAAATTGCTTTGGAGCTGTATACCAAGGATGATTTACATGATATGCTACATACATAGCAAAAATCCAATAGtatgaacaatttttaaaaagattacgCAATGGCATTGTTGCATGACTAAACCTATGGACAAACAATGTTTCTAGAAGTCTTTTTGCATAGTGTATGCTCCAACAAATAGCTGCCACactgaaacaatattttttaaagttttaagttTTGATAGGCTAACTTTACAAATGTATTTGTTTGATTTCAAGATTCTATGTCCactagtaattttatttcaattttaaatgttttaaatttaacttttttagaGGTTAAAAGTGATGTAGATAAGTTATCAATATCTATTAGATCATTTATCCGTCTGACATTTGACTTGtggaaaagataataaaattttagaataaaagttCTAGTGGACTtgcttggaaaaatatttaaaaagtcaatattaaaattatatttaatttcataatatttcattgaatttatataaatttaccaaaaagaatgtattaattattataatatatattaaataaacttacTGAACTTTGTCATCTACTTTAGATTTAGTTATGTCACCATAAAAAATCCATGGACGTTGATATATCCATAGATATAGAATTAATGGACCAGCATATTCCACTAAAAATACAGTTTTCCAACTAATTTGAGGTCCAAgatctttgaaatataattttcctccattagaaattgataaattttttaaagtttctgaATCAGGTAAAGCTTTCCCTTTAGCATCTAATCTTAAGCTTTGTCTATGAATATGTGgtgctttttttaatttaaataattcttcttttatttcttgtataGTTGTATTAGATTTCACCTAAAAAGATAtgtgttacaaaaaaaaaaatttctaattataaatttaaatttaagtacattattacaaattcatgtatattttatcatagat is drawn from Apis mellifera strain DH4 linkage group LG5, Amel_HAv3.1, whole genome shotgun sequence and contains these coding sequences:
- the LOC725146 gene encoding very-long-chain enoyl-CoA reductase isoform X2, translated to MGVTVLQQYPMIENRTGPQTIEFLTKRVVALGAMQTGQFLVDCETYVSVPQLGVQRTLHVLHNSEQPASAFAILESGNKVVPLIADGLFDLLMYKISSVYTNKMQKMESKGPRFEIGDFCVKLGSVTINQNFKGVLVEVEYRPCVVPGSAWELIREFLQGFLGSTVSNQAPQYLQNRMNDIYQPLDTIQQYLEHFGQYRKATGVKSNTTIQEIKEELFKLKKAPHIHRQSLRLDAKGKALPDSETLKNLSISNGGKLYFKDLGPQISWKTVFLVEYAGPLILYLWIYQRPWIFYGDITKSKVDDKVHVAAICWSIHYAKRLLETLFVHRFSHATMPLRNLFKNCSYYWIFAMYVAYHVNHPWYTAPKQFQFLVGLVTFVLCELGNLSIHLALRDLRPAGSTVRKIPVPTNNLFTLLFNFVSCPNYTYEIGSWIGFTIMTSCLPAGFFAIAGAYQMTVWAIGKHKAYKREFPQYPKTRKAIIPFAL
- the LOC725146 gene encoding very-long-chain enoyl-CoA reductase isoform X1; translated protein: MEIQILTAKSSKLIANVSVKSNTTIQEIKEELFKLKKAPHIHRQSLRLDAKGKALPDSETLKNLSISNGGKLYFKDLGPQISWKTVFLVEYAGPLILYLWIYQRPWIFYGDITKSKVDDKVHVAAICWSIHYAKRLLETLFVHRFSHATMPLRNLFKNCSYYWIFAMYVAYHVNHPWYTAPKQFQFLVGLVTFVLCELGNLSIHLALRDLRPAGSTVRKIPVPTNNLFTLLFNFVSCPNYTYEIGSWIGFTIMTSCLPAGFFAIAGAYQMTVWAIGKHKAYKREFPQYPKTRKAIIPFAL